The DNA segment CTATCCTATCCAATAGAAGATTTAATGTGATATATCATCTACATTTAGCAAAAACTGTTAtagaaaagtaataaaaataactatttacaaatatgtaacGCAagcaaaactaatttaataataataatactttaagatttttttaaatatctgtgattttaataaatatacaagacCATTACTAGCTcagtagattattatttaaaaaaagtaaatagttttgaaataaatttctgAACTGTATTTGTTAAATCAGTTCAAATTATATTAGTCTTGAGCAATACCAAATTTATGATAAACTGTCTTCCtattatgaaatttgtataCATTGTTGTGACCAAAAATGTTTTGGaaacatcaaatatttatattatagactaTCCTGAAGTGTTGATGTTACTTGTAAATATACCCTGATTAAatcaaaacttaattatatgAGGCTCAAAAGAATGTAAGCTTTAAATCAGACTTCAACtaatttataagttttgtaatataaacaaagaaataaaaaacatgatgCAATTTCAAAATTAAGCATTATGAGGCcacatattgtaaatattttacaattataggttgaaattaaacaaattggTTACCTTAAGTCTGAAGAATAAAACTTCATTACTCAATCTCCcacttaaaacttttattatagatactttgttatatgtattatcaCAAATCCTGGTAGACTTTAAAACACAATCACGCAACTGACAAATCATTGTCTGCATTTTCTTGATTACTGATTTctcatataaacataatttacacAATACACAATCTGCAATATGACTGACTTAGTGTATAATCTTACTCAGCGCACTTCACTCTACACAATCATATAAGATTATTGCATATTTGGATGGCTTTTTTATTCTCTAAAACCGTCCTTGTCCTTCCACATCATTAATctcatgaaaatatatacaaagttgACTAACATTACTTTACATTACAATTGTTACAGCTGCTTAGAAATCCAATACAGCTTTTGATTCCACGTTTGATATTGAAGACCGACATAAAATTAACCATCATCTTTCATTTGAAGCTAAAATACAATGTTCTAATCAGAACACAgaaattaacattttgtttattttgtatgataATGGTTACTGCGGGAGTATCTACCAGTACTAAAGTatgaaaatataagataaagcACCTCGATTGGACAATGGTATGTATCAAAGATATTAACAACGTGATATGACGCGCATCACGACCGCCGAGAGTCCAGCGATCAGGGCCGGCGCGCCGCCGCCCAGGCCCCGCTGGAGATTTGCGGCCGTCAGCCGAGGTGGGCTCACTCCCTCCTCGCCCTTGCAGTCTTACGAGAAATAAATGCCACATTACACACTAAATATTAAAGCACTGTACAACAACAATAAGTTTTCTTTTCCTTTTCAGGACTAACGTTCATTTCACGCACTATTTCGGCGAACATTTCGTTGACGTTGGTACGGCTTTTAGCCGATGCTTCCACGAATGGGCAGCTCCACATTTGCGCGAGTGCCGAGCCCTCAGCCTGCGATACTTCGCGTTGGTGTTCCAAATCGGCCTTGTTACCCACTAGCAATATAGGAACACGGTCCGATCCCTTGACGCGGGTTATCAATTCCTTCATTGGCTTGATATCTTGGAAAGTCTGATGATTTGTTAATGAATATACAACTACAAATCCTTGGCCATTCTTTATATACAAATCTCGCATAGACGCGAATTGTTCTGTGCCGGCGGTATCCAATATTTCTAAAACACATGGTGAGTTATCTACTTCAATTTCTTTCCTATAGAAATCTTCTATGGTGGGGTCGTATTTTTCCATGAAACATCCAGACACAAACTGTACGGTCAAAGCACTCTTCCCGACCCCACCCGAGCCTAGCACGACGACTTTGAATTCGCGCATTATTGTGTTGTATAAATCACACTTGCCAGTCTTCTACAAACGTTTCAGAAACGTATTCTCACTTTGTGCTATAAAAATGTCATTGCTATGTTGGTTAATGACTCACTCGGATGCGATCACTAAGAAACGAACACATAAAGAATGTTAACTAAATGATAAACAGGGACGCCATTTTAGTTAGATGAGTGGCAAAACAACTTTGATTGCATCGCGGTACTCTTCTATTCACTACACTCGATAGTACAAACACGGAAGCAACATCTATCCAACTGACTCGCTCTTTGCTAGAATTGGCACCAGCAGCAGGTTGGTCAATGCACTCTATTGCAATGAAACGGTTTGATTGGTGAATGGGAATATTGTCAACCGGATGCCAGTGTTGCAATTGTTATGAAGCATTCATAATTGTAAGGAAAAAACTAACAATGGCCATCGCCCAAACATTagacataaattattaaagatattaattaaataaatataaatataaacataaaagatttaatattatatttaagtcaattatgcaatttattaaaaaaaaaaaaacgtttaaagtaaccatcataaaaaaaatattattttaacaaagttgcttttgccttttttttaattctatagttcggatattattttctattacggTCTGAAATTATACTCATTGTTACAAATATGTTTTCTTCCAATGTCTGGAAAGGAAAAGTAAATGTTCTTGCAACACTTTACAGGAAGCTCGTATATCATGTTGTCTAAACTGAATTTCGTTtagaaataagtaatttattttaacagtaatgaaactgttattaaaatgttttatggaaatatttaaattaaagaagaatATTTACAGCCTAATTTATtgcttaataaaaacaatacattttgaagcagataataaaaacttgtaaaatttCGAGTTAAACAATTCGTAAATTTGTCCTATTCAGTGTAGTCAGAATACAAATCCTAATTAAAACGAAGTGATTGTATACGCTTTAATCTtaattgtcaatatttaaatacaaattaaaaaacacaagacaaataatattaaaacattcctttgaaattttttttatgttttttttaataaatgataatttttattaaagtattctagaactaaaataaaaataaaaaatcttactttgaaatttaaatttaaaggcaGAAATTGCAGTATTGTCTTTGGTTCGgctatagtatattatttttaggttgGTTTTACTTCTATTTATATTGACGTCAAACTGCAAACAACTCAATCAATATTCAATAGGTACATATTGTTAGGTCATAAATCGTCGGTTTTGCCGGCCAATAATTTTcgattaaaattagaaaaaaagcTTATATTGAAGTCAGTGTTTgtctgtattttaattaattaatattatataagcgaaAGTGTTCTCGACCTTTACTGTTTGAAATCGGTTTCTTTGCACCACCGCTGTATTTAATCTGtaagtattactatttactttttaaaaagttaataaacatCGTAATGTCATTTGCTTCTCAAACATCCCCTAAGGCCCAGATTCTCTACTTAATGTGGTTAATTTgcgtacaattataattattgaaatatatttttaagaaaacaaaGAAGTTTTTTCtaatgttactattttttttaataatattttaaataactattaactAGATTTGTTTTGTACTCATATTTTTCTTTGACTGTTTGAGTCTTCGAATTTTCAGTATATTATACTGTACTCGAAACTGAGCTgcaaatcaaatgaaatattttaaactagctGCCGTCTTGATTTGTTCCGCTAAAATCCCTATTGGATTTCATCCtgtgcattttttaatcaataaggtaTAAACATTATTGATCTATTCGCCCACATTACAGTACTGTACTGTGGATAAGGGTATATAAAGAGATACATGCATAAAGCATAGGATGGTAAAcggaacattatatatttaagtgtgCATGATTTTAAAGTTCtagaatacaaatattttgtctaATAGATATAGTCCAGTGAACAGGAGTCTATTTGATTCTGGCGTTACAGTTAAAAGGAAACTTACTCGCTTTAAAAGGAGAAATTCAGGGAACCGGAATGATTATTGGcttcattttaatgtaaattattttgtaaaatgttaatgaattattataaaacaacaataaatatttataaaacaaaataatttgtttccTAGAACTTTCAAAATGcacatgatgttttccttcactgtcaaccATGAAaggaattatatatacaaattaagtacatgaaaatttagtgtgggtttgaacccacaatcatcggctaagattctcACATTCTAACTGCTGGGCCATCTCAACATTATGAGAGACCTCTTGAAAAGGATAAGTAACTGGTCCCGACCACCTATAGACTTTAGcactataaaaacattaaacattaaattaaccaGTGCAATATTTCTTCCTGTgtgagatttttaattttgccatAACTTCtaagatattcatttaaattaggtATATAGTTAAATGTTGAAAGTTCAAAGGGCACCATGGCTGCTCAATTTTTTAGATagcattttaaagttttaaataataaacaaattttaaaattaaaaacatgctGTTCAACTGTTTCtagtttacaaataattaatggtGTAGGTAAATAAAAGACTAAGTATAGTACAACTTAATCCCAATATTCGTGGTTTTCTCACACTGTGACATTTTTACTTAGTTAGAGCATTATCAAAAAGGGTTAATTTTAATCCAAATGTTCAGCCATTTAAATCTGCTATATCCTTTTCATGATGTTTACACACTGCACTAATCCCACATAAATAAGATAAGAAGCCTGAAAAAAGGGCAAGcaaattatttgtgtatattaaatacagataataaaagcaaacatttttagtacttaaaaaaaaagtcaaaatctattaataagattattttttaata comes from the Nymphalis io chromosome 1, ilAglIoxx1.1, whole genome shotgun sequence genome and includes:
- the LOC126772224 gene encoding ras-related protein Rap-2c; amino-acid sequence: MREFKVVVLGSGGVGKSALTVQFVSGCFMEKYDPTIEDFYRKEIEVDNSPCVLEILDTAGTEQFASMRDLYIKNGQGFVVVYSLTNHQTFQDIKPMKELITRVKGSDRVPILLVGNKADLEHQREVSQAEGSALAQMWSCPFVEASAKSRTNVNEMFAEIVREMNVSPEKEKKTYCCCTVL